A genomic stretch from Edaphobacter aggregans includes:
- the fmt gene encoding methionyl-tRNA formyltransferase, whose amino-acid sequence MKLVFCGTPQFAVPTLEAILAAGHEVALVVTQPDRVAGRGMEMQAPPVKRTALERNLPVVQPEKIKSNVEFRVQLEGIAPDAIVVVAYGRIIPQWMLDLPRFGNINLHGSLLPKYRGAAPIQWAVANGEVVTGVTTMRLDSGLDTGDMLLAQVCPIALEETAVDVYECLADVGSKLMVKTLWRLEEGSIYPEPQNHELATLAPILKREDGWMDFGRSAKQLYDRWRGFQPWPGAHTSLRGKKLIAHKVRVADETFHGEPGEIVIRGELMMVRCADATMLAFDEVQLEGKKRMSAAEFLRGFQLKSGERLGQ is encoded by the coding sequence ATGAAACTCGTCTTCTGCGGTACACCGCAATTCGCCGTTCCGACTCTTGAAGCTATTCTGGCAGCGGGCCACGAAGTTGCGCTTGTCGTGACCCAGCCGGATCGTGTGGCGGGGCGGGGCATGGAGATGCAGGCTCCTCCTGTGAAGCGTACCGCGCTTGAGCGCAATCTTCCGGTTGTGCAGCCTGAGAAGATCAAGAGCAACGTCGAGTTTCGTGTGCAGCTTGAGGGGATCGCTCCGGATGCCATCGTGGTGGTCGCATACGGTCGCATCATTCCGCAGTGGATGCTTGATCTGCCGCGCTTTGGCAACATCAACCTGCACGGTTCGCTGCTGCCGAAGTATCGCGGTGCTGCGCCGATACAGTGGGCTGTGGCGAATGGCGAGGTTGTCACTGGCGTTACGACGATGCGTCTTGACTCTGGTCTCGATACTGGCGACATGTTGCTTGCGCAGGTTTGTCCAATAGCCCTTGAAGAGACTGCGGTTGATGTTTATGAGTGTTTGGCGGATGTCGGCTCCAAGCTGATGGTTAAGACGCTGTGGCGGCTCGAGGAAGGTTCGATTTACCCCGAGCCGCAGAATCATGAGCTTGCTACGCTGGCGCCGATTCTTAAGCGTGAGGACGGGTGGATGGACTTCGGCCGTAGTGCGAAGCAGCTGTACGATCGCTGGCGTGGCTTTCAGCCTTGGCCAGGAGCGCATACTTCGCTGCGCGGCAAGAAGCTGATTGCGCACAAGGTTCGTGTGGCGGATGAGACGTTTCACGGCGAACCTGGCGAGATCGTCATTCGTGGCGAGCTCATGATGGTGCGCTGCGCCGATGCGACGATGCTTGCGTTCGACGAGGTGCAGCTCGAGGGCAAGAAGCGCATGAGCGCGGCTGAGTTTCTCCGCGGCTTCCAGCTCAAGAGCGGCGAACGGCTGGGCCAATGA
- the def gene encoding peptide deformylase, which produces MAKNKIHEVVKYPDPVLAKPGAPVTVFDAKLKTLVDEMFESMYAAQGIGLAAPQISISQRLTVIDCSFKKNPEEKIVLINPEIIDREGKQVEEEGCLSLPDIREKVQRAAWVKVKAQNVDGEWFEVEGEELLARAMQHEIDHLDGILFIDRLSRLKRDLVLRKIKKMQKNGEW; this is translated from the coding sequence GTGGCAAAGAACAAGATTCACGAGGTAGTGAAGTATCCCGATCCGGTGCTGGCTAAGCCCGGCGCTCCTGTTACCGTCTTCGACGCGAAGCTCAAGACGCTGGTCGACGAGATGTTCGAGTCGATGTATGCTGCGCAGGGCATTGGGCTCGCAGCGCCGCAGATCAGCATCTCGCAACGACTCACCGTTATCGACTGCAGCTTCAAGAAAAATCCTGAAGAGAAGATCGTGCTCATCAATCCCGAGATAATCGACCGCGAGGGCAAGCAGGTAGAAGAAGAGGGCTGTCTCAGTCTGCCTGATATTCGCGAGAAGGTGCAGCGCGCAGCCTGGGTTAAGGTGAAGGCTCAGAATGTCGATGGCGAGTGGTTCGAAGTCGAGGGAGAAGAGTTACTGGCGCGTGCTATGCAGCACGAGATCGATCATCTTGATGGCATTCTCTTCATCGATCGACTAAGCAGACTCAAGCGCGATCTTGTACTTCGAAAGATTAAGAAGATGCAGAAGAACGGCGAGTGGTAG
- the aroC gene encoding chorismate synthase translates to MLRFSTAGESHGESLVALVSGMPAGVPVEQDFIDRELWRRQKGYGRGGRMRIEKDTAHILSGVRHGKTIGSPIAMTLANNDWKNWTEILPVEEGDPTKHKAVASPRPGHADLAGSLKYDFKDARYVLERASARESAARVASGAIAKLLLRALCVGVASHVIRVGKAELSRPATWDEIVALQAKEEVMLNCVDADSEAAMKAEVDAVLRTGDTIGGVFEVVVHGLPPGVGTHANWDERMDGLLAQAVMSLQAVKAVEIGRGVTAAESLGSTVHDAIGYEGSDEAFTKFSREQNNAGGIEGGISNGEDVVVRGYLKPISTLRRPLGSVSFETREPVKAAYERSDVCVVPAAGVAAEATVALTVARLVIEKFGGDSLRELQRNFNGYCEQIRAY, encoded by the coding sequence ATGCTTCGATTTTCGACAGCGGGAGAGAGCCACGGCGAGAGTCTCGTCGCCCTGGTAAGCGGTATGCCGGCCGGAGTGCCGGTCGAACAGGATTTCATCGATCGCGAGCTATGGCGTCGCCAGAAGGGCTACGGCCGCGGCGGTCGCATGCGCATTGAGAAGGATACGGCGCACATCCTCAGCGGCGTACGCCACGGCAAAACCATAGGCTCCCCCATTGCCATGACGCTCGCCAACAACGATTGGAAGAATTGGACCGAAATTCTTCCCGTCGAAGAGGGCGATCCAACCAAACATAAAGCCGTAGCCTCACCGCGCCCCGGCCACGCAGACCTGGCCGGCAGCCTCAAATACGACTTCAAGGATGCCCGTTACGTTCTCGAGCGTGCCAGTGCCCGAGAGAGCGCAGCGCGCGTGGCCTCAGGAGCTATCGCCAAGCTATTGTTGCGCGCACTCTGTGTCGGAGTCGCCAGCCACGTCATTCGCGTAGGCAAAGCCGAGCTCTCCCGCCCCGCAACCTGGGACGAGATCGTCGCCCTTCAGGCCAAGGAAGAAGTCATGCTCAACTGCGTCGACGCCGACAGCGAAGCGGCAATGAAGGCCGAGGTCGACGCTGTCCTCCGCACAGGCGACACCATAGGCGGCGTCTTCGAGGTCGTCGTTCACGGCCTGCCACCCGGCGTCGGTACCCATGCCAACTGGGACGAGCGCATGGACGGCCTCCTGGCGCAGGCAGTCATGAGCCTGCAGGCGGTCAAAGCTGTCGAGATAGGGCGCGGAGTCACGGCAGCCGAGTCGCTCGGTTCCACCGTCCACGACGCCATCGGCTATGAAGGCTCCGATGAAGCCTTTACGAAGTTCTCCCGCGAGCAGAACAACGCTGGTGGAATCGAAGGCGGGATCTCCAACGGTGAAGACGTCGTCGTGCGCGGCTACCTCAAGCCGATCTCGACGCTGCGTCGCCCTCTGGGCAGCGTCAGCTTCGAGACGCGCGAACCGGTCAAGGCAGCCTACGAACGCAGCGACGTCTGTGTGGTCCCGGCGGCTGGTGTAGCAGCCGAAGCAACGGTTGCGCTTACCGTGGCCCGGCTCGTTATTGAAAAATTTGGCGGTGACTCCCTGCGCGAATTGCAGCGGAACTTCAATGGCTATTGCGAGCAGATAAGAGCGTACTGA
- a CDS encoding 3'-5' exoribonuclease YhaM family protein, translating into MKDFFIADAAKFDNEIITSYFVLSSFQVREKKMGGQFLAITLTDKTGSFEGRMWDDVADPIATCAEGCYVKAQGQISKYQGKFQITIQKLRAAAESEIDPTDYLPVTRFDINEMWNELRGYVEQFSSPDLRRLVFAFLDDPQIAAAYQTAPAAKRLHHAWIGGLLEHVLTLVRVCRATVPFYPEVDPDLLVTGAILHDIGKIRELSWKSSFGYTLEGQMIGHISIAQRMLHEKVLSLAPFPEKLSMLVEHLILSHHGKYEFGSPKLPMTPEAILLSALDDLEAKMQTLRSEFASAAASGKSAGEMTEWVRSMERPLLDSRAFLKDEQE; encoded by the coding sequence ATGAAAGACTTCTTCATAGCAGACGCAGCAAAGTTCGACAACGAGATCATCACTTCCTACTTTGTCCTGTCCTCCTTCCAGGTTAGAGAAAAGAAAATGGGAGGCCAGTTCCTCGCGATAACCCTGACCGACAAGACCGGTTCCTTCGAAGGCCGCATGTGGGACGACGTCGCCGACCCCATCGCCACCTGCGCCGAAGGCTGCTACGTCAAAGCCCAGGGACAAATTTCGAAGTACCAGGGCAAGTTCCAGATCACGATCCAGAAACTCCGCGCAGCCGCTGAGTCCGAAATTGACCCGACTGATTATCTTCCAGTAACTCGCTTCGATATCAACGAGATGTGGAACGAACTGCGCGGATATGTCGAGCAGTTCAGCAGCCCCGACCTGCGCCGCCTCGTCTTCGCCTTCCTCGACGACCCGCAGATCGCCGCCGCCTACCAGACCGCGCCTGCAGCCAAACGTCTCCACCACGCTTGGATCGGCGGCCTGCTCGAACACGTCCTCACGCTGGTGCGCGTCTGTCGCGCCACCGTCCCCTTCTACCCCGAAGTGGACCCCGATCTTCTGGTGACGGGGGCCATCCTCCACGACATTGGCAAAATTCGCGAACTCTCCTGGAAGTCCAGCTTCGGTTACACCCTCGAGGGCCAGATGATCGGCCACATCAGCATCGCCCAGCGCATGCTGCACGAGAAGGTGCTGTCGCTCGCGCCCTTCCCCGAGAAGCTATCCATGCTCGTTGAACACCTGATCCTGTCGCACCACGGCAAGTACGAGTTTGGCTCCCCCAAGCTACCAATGACGCCCGAGGCCATCCTGCTCAGCGCCCTTGATGACCTCGAGGCCAAGATGCAGACCTTGCGCAGCGAGTTCGCCTCCGCTGCAGCTTCCGGCAAGTCTGCCGGCGAGATGACCGAGTGGGTCCGCAGCATGGAACGCCCATTACTTGACTCGCGCGCCTTCCTGAAAGATGAGCAGGAGTAG
- a CDS encoding DsbA family protein, which translates to MKSALVPVIVLLSALPVAAQIAMPATGATPFKDASSLKPPAGAKVAIVEFEDLECPLCAQVSPLVRDAMSRYHIPRVHHDFIIPGHMWSRSAAIYARYLEDKVAPQVAEDFRRDVFANQRMISSQDDLQQFARRWFQSHAQQMPFVIDPSGRCAAEVEADCTLGMRVGIRHTPTILVVTSKEWIEVTDPAQLYAAIDRAESDASASVVARPNIGSR; encoded by the coding sequence ATGAAAAGCGCCCTTGTCCCTGTCATCGTTCTTCTCTCAGCCTTGCCCGTCGCAGCCCAAATTGCCATGCCAGCCACAGGGGCGACCCCCTTCAAAGACGCGTCCTCTCTCAAACCGCCTGCGGGTGCAAAGGTTGCCATTGTTGAGTTTGAAGATCTGGAATGCCCGCTCTGCGCGCAGGTTTCGCCTCTCGTTCGGGATGCGATGAGCCGTTACCATATTCCACGAGTTCATCACGACTTCATCATCCCAGGCCATATGTGGTCGCGTTCCGCCGCAATTTACGCCCGCTACCTCGAGGACAAAGTAGCTCCTCAGGTGGCCGAGGATTTCCGCCGGGATGTATTTGCCAACCAGCGCATGATCTCAAGCCAAGATGACCTGCAGCAATTTGCTCGCAGATGGTTTCAGTCTCATGCTCAGCAGATGCCCTTCGTGATCGATCCATCTGGTCGTTGTGCGGCAGAGGTCGAGGCAGACTGCACGCTTGGGATGCGCGTTGGTATCCGCCACACTCCCACAATCCTCGTTGTCACTTCGAAAGAATGGATTGAAGTTACTGATCCAGCTCAGCTTTATGCTGCCATTGACCGCGCAGAGTCAGACGCAAGCGCATCAGTTGTCGCTCGGCCAAACATCGGCAGTAGGTGA
- a CDS encoding peptidylprolyl isomerase, translating into MTFRISQFAALCGLSLLALPGSVQAQAPRYQSPLSVPATPQPQVLPTPEAITPNGAVVEDVIVRVNDQIISRSDLERSQQQLASELQQTGASPAEAEDRQKNMLRDMIDQQLLLSRGKELGLNADAEVIRRLDEIRKQNHLDSMEDLEKAARQQGVSFEDFKANIKNGVITQQVVRDEVGRHLQLTQAQEQAFYEAHKQEFAQPEQVRLSEILVPLPADANEAAIAQAQAKADDIAAKVKAGGKFDDLAKAYSGGPTAEQGGDLGQFKRGALAKVLEDQTFGLKAGEATSPIRTRQGFVILKVTDHQAAGVPALKDVEPQIQDAMYSQAMQPALRTYLTKLREDAYIDIKPGFVDTGASAKQTKPVFTAYAAPVPKKKKKEEQQKQRFERTRSTAKASAKPPVATPVSAVTSTASAATPTATTAVATTGKAVPAKPKKIKKEKVRYGQAPRNALPAGSQETATTGTDVGQGAASAAITPGGVMAQGNEAPGKAMAQPEGTSQVASSADDPLAPKVVAGKKTRYTDRIATEAATKEATKAAKAKEKIAAAPPPITADEKATTQTQAAPLGLNGDTAKKTKPAKVKGAPKERLQNKDTSPPPPPPAPEPTVNPALGATPPGTTPVAPTPAPATPPPATPPAAPQN; encoded by the coding sequence ATGACCTTTAGAATTTCGCAGTTTGCGGCACTATGCGGGCTCAGCCTGCTCGCGCTGCCCGGATCGGTGCAGGCCCAGGCCCCGCGGTATCAGAGCCCGTTGAGTGTTCCAGCCACGCCGCAGCCACAGGTTTTGCCCACCCCTGAGGCCATCACCCCCAATGGTGCGGTGGTCGAGGACGTGATCGTCCGCGTTAACGACCAGATCATCAGCCGGAGCGACCTCGAGCGCAGCCAGCAACAGCTCGCCAGTGAACTCCAGCAGACCGGAGCCAGCCCCGCTGAGGCCGAAGATCGCCAGAAAAACATGCTCCGCGACATGATCGACCAGCAACTCCTGCTCTCACGCGGCAAGGAACTCGGTCTCAACGCCGACGCCGAGGTCATTCGCCGCCTCGACGAAATCCGCAAGCAGAACCACCTTGATTCCATGGAAGATCTCGAGAAGGCGGCCCGTCAGCAGGGCGTCTCCTTTGAGGACTTCAAGGCCAACATCAAGAACGGTGTCATCACCCAGCAGGTCGTCCGCGACGAGGTAGGCCGCCACCTGCAGTTGACCCAGGCTCAGGAACAGGCCTTCTACGAGGCCCACAAGCAGGAGTTTGCCCAGCCCGAACAGGTCCGTCTCAGCGAGATTCTTGTTCCCCTTCCTGCCGACGCCAACGAAGCAGCCATCGCCCAGGCTCAGGCCAAGGCCGATGACATCGCTGCGAAGGTTAAGGCTGGCGGCAAATTCGACGACCTTGCCAAGGCCTACTCCGGTGGACCCACTGCCGAGCAAGGCGGAGACCTCGGCCAGTTCAAGCGCGGCGCTCTCGCGAAGGTCCTCGAAGACCAGACCTTCGGCCTCAAGGCCGGTGAAGCAACTTCGCCCATCCGCACCCGCCAGGGTTTCGTGATCCTCAAGGTCACCGACCATCAGGCGGCCGGCGTCCCTGCGCTCAAGGATGTTGAGCCACAGATTCAGGACGCGATGTACTCCCAGGCGATGCAGCCCGCTCTTCGCACCTACCTGACTAAGCTTCGCGAAGACGCCTATATCGATATCAAGCCCGGCTTCGTCGACACCGGTGCCAGCGCCAAGCAGACCAAGCCTGTCTTCACGGCTTATGCCGCTCCTGTCCCCAAGAAGAAGAAGAAGGAGGAGCAGCAGAAGCAACGCTTCGAGCGCACCCGCTCCACTGCGAAAGCCTCGGCCAAGCCGCCAGTAGCGACTCCCGTCTCTGCGGTCACCTCGACAGCGTCGGCGGCCACACCTACCGCTACCACTGCAGTTGCAACGACCGGCAAGGCAGTTCCTGCCAAGCCAAAGAAGATCAAAAAAGAGAAAGTCCGTTACGGGCAGGCCCCGCGTAACGCGCTCCCGGCAGGCTCGCAGGAGACCGCAACTACGGGAACCGACGTCGGCCAGGGCGCTGCTTCCGCAGCAATAACCCCCGGCGGTGTGATGGCTCAGGGCAACGAAGCCCCAGGCAAAGCCATGGCCCAGCCGGAGGGCACCTCGCAAGTGGCCAGCTCCGCAGACGATCCACTAGCCCCTAAGGTTGTCGCAGGCAAAAAGACCCGCTATACCGACCGCATCGCGACCGAGGCCGCCACTAAGGAAGCCACCAAGGCAGCCAAAGCCAAGGAGAAGATTGCAGCCGCGCCGCCTCCGATAACCGCCGACGAGAAGGCCACAACCCAGACTCAGGCCGCCCCACTGGGTCTCAACGGCGACACGGCCAAGAAGACGAAACCGGCCAAGGTCAAGGGTGCTCCCAAGGAGCGTCTCCAAAACAAGGACACCAGTCCGCCGCCGCCACCTCCTGCTCCTGAGCCCACAGTCAACCCGGCCCTCGGCGCAACCCCGCCCGGCACGACACCGGTAGCACCCACACCCGCTCCCGCAACTCCCCCGCCGGCGACGCCTCCGGCCGCACCGCAGAACTAA
- a CDS encoding S41 family peptidase, whose amino-acid sequence MAPRTRRALFSATVFLATCAVAGSFINQRVAAQSATDESTLRDSLHQFTDVYSLVEQNYAEKLNSDKTDKAIYDGAIPGMLHVLDPHSNFYDPKAYAQMREDQHGKYYGVGMTIQPQPDATAKGGTKIVVLYPFEGTPSYKAGVHPGDVILSIDGKTTEGLDSAAVASMLKGPKGTHVSVTMSREGAPKLLVFDLIRDEIPRNSVDLAFMIRPGIGYIHVTNFMETTSREVGDALDKFGDINGLVIDLRGNPGGLLNEAVNMSDKFLQKGQIVVSQRGRAFPDQVYRAAHGSDTKYPIVVLVNRNTASAAEIVSGALQDHDRALIVGETTFGKGLVQTVFQITENTGLALTTYHYYTPSGRLIQRNYNNVSLYDYYYVRDSSTQPKDKSNLEVKLTDSGRTVYGGGGITPDEKIENPKTTRFQDSMLLHYAFFNFSKHYLATHTVSKDFVVDDNVMQQFKDFLKSQNPPIEYTDADMADKLDWVKESIKSELFTSQFGQLEGLKVRAMWDPQIAKAITFLPEAQALEDHSKDQKTTTASR is encoded by the coding sequence ATGGCTCCCCGCACCCGCCGCGCCCTTTTCTCCGCTACCGTTTTTCTTGCCACCTGCGCCGTGGCTGGCTCATTCATCAACCAGCGTGTGGCAGCCCAGTCGGCCACCGATGAGTCGACGCTGCGCGACAGCCTGCACCAGTTTACGGATGTCTACTCGCTGGTGGAACAGAACTACGCCGAGAAGCTGAATTCGGACAAGACCGACAAGGCTATCTACGATGGAGCTATTCCGGGCATGCTGCATGTGCTGGATCCGCACTCGAATTTTTACGACCCGAAGGCCTATGCGCAGATGCGTGAGGACCAGCACGGCAAGTACTACGGCGTAGGCATGACGATCCAGCCGCAGCCTGATGCGACGGCCAAGGGCGGCACCAAAATCGTCGTGCTGTATCCGTTCGAAGGAACTCCTTCTTATAAGGCTGGCGTTCATCCGGGCGATGTGATTCTGTCGATCGACGGCAAGACCACGGAAGGTCTGGACTCGGCTGCCGTGGCTTCGATGTTGAAGGGGCCCAAGGGAACGCATGTTTCGGTGACGATGAGCCGCGAGGGCGCGCCCAAGCTGCTGGTATTCGACCTGATCCGCGATGAGATCCCGCGCAACTCGGTCGATCTGGCGTTCATGATTCGTCCCGGCATCGGGTATATCCACGTCACGAACTTTATGGAGACGACGAGCCGCGAGGTTGGCGATGCGTTGGACAAGTTCGGCGACATCAATGGCCTTGTAATCGATCTGCGGGGCAATCCGGGCGGACTGCTGAATGAAGCGGTCAACATGTCTGACAAGTTCCTGCAGAAGGGCCAGATTGTGGTCTCGCAACGTGGACGTGCCTTCCCGGATCAGGTGTATCGTGCGGCGCATGGGTCGGACACGAAGTATCCCATTGTGGTGCTGGTCAATCGGAATACGGCTTCGGCGGCTGAGATCGTATCGGGCGCATTGCAGGATCATGATCGCGCTCTGATTGTTGGTGAGACCACGTTCGGTAAGGGTCTGGTGCAGACGGTCTTCCAGATCACTGAGAATACGGGTCTGGCGCTGACGACGTATCACTATTACACGCCTTCTGGTCGTCTGATTCAGCGTAACTACAACAACGTTTCGCTGTACGACTACTACTATGTGCGCGACTCGTCGACCCAGCCCAAAGACAAGTCAAACCTTGAGGTGAAGCTGACGGACTCGGGCCGCACGGTCTATGGTGGTGGCGGCATTACGCCGGACGAGAAGATCGAGAACCCGAAGACGACCCGCTTCCAGGACTCGATGCTGCTGCATTATGCGTTCTTCAACTTCAGCAAGCACTACCTCGCTACGCACACGGTCTCGAAGGACTTTGTGGTGGACGACAACGTGATGCAGCAGTTCAAGGACTTCCTGAAGTCGCAGAACCCTCCCATCGAGTACACCGACGCGGATATGGCCGACAAGCTGGACTGGGTGAAGGAGAGCATTAAGAGCGAGTTGTTCACGTCGCAGTTTGGACAACTTGAGGGCTTGAAGGTCCGGGCTATGTGGGATCCACAGATCGCCAAGGCCATTACGTTCCTGCCTGAGGCTCAGGCTCTTGAGGACCACTCGAAGGATCAGAAGACCACTACTGCCAGCCGCTAA
- a CDS encoding carboxypeptidase regulatory-like domain-containing protein, translating to MTASRHAQWLHARELLVLLLGYALPAMGQVNTGEIRLKVTDPAGLGLKASVEIVSKGNQYNYDFATDSEGAIRIQTLPYGIYRLTVQRQGFADLTKTVEVRSAIPVGYDLALGVAPLNTVVKVNTSDGLLDPYRASSISQIGSQQIQDRVASLPGRSIQDLVNLQPGWLYEGNAVLHPRGSEYQTQFVVDGVPLTDNRSPSFGPEIEADDLDSMSVYTAGFPAEYGRKMGGVIELNTARTSDPGLHGKLILSGGSYDTADGFAQIQNNWGKNVLGATASGSMTSHYLNPVVPENFTNKGTTGDFSVRYARQLTQNDYLTMSVRHELARYEIPNELLQQEAGQLQNRDNIETMGSVSYQHLFSADMVGNFSGMVRDNANNLYSNGQSTPIIAFQNNSFREGYFKGTISIHHKNQEWKAGIESDATFLHERFNYDITDPDQFDDDTPQTFSFAQSKPDLEQSAFVENLIRLDKWTVSAGLRWDHYQLLLNKNAFSPRLSVSRFFPAANMVLHASYDRVFQTPSSENILLSSSSLIGQLSPEVLRLPVQPSMGNYFEGGMSKTVANSLRLDVNIFRRNFDNYADDDQLLNTGVSYPISFDKGILYGAEGKLELVHLGKLTGFASYSYIVGNVWLPVTGGLFLGDDVAAALAQTAGHFPDSQDQRNTVRTRFQYQLMPRIWFAGGLSYGSGLPFEFQGTEEDALEQYGPQVISRLNFDRGRVLPSLAVNASLGVDLYTSERVNVRFQADGDNLNNRLNVIDFGGLFSGNAIGPARSGFFRLKTSF from the coding sequence ATGACGGCATCACGGCATGCGCAATGGCTTCATGCGAGAGAACTGCTGGTCCTCCTGCTTGGCTATGCGTTGCCCGCAATGGGCCAGGTCAACACCGGTGAGATTCGCCTGAAGGTCACTGATCCGGCTGGGCTCGGTCTCAAGGCTTCGGTTGAAATCGTCAGCAAAGGCAACCAATACAATTACGACTTCGCCACCGATAGTGAAGGCGCCATTCGCATCCAGACGCTGCCCTATGGGATTTATCGCCTAACCGTGCAGAGGCAAGGCTTCGCCGATCTTACAAAGACTGTGGAGGTCCGCTCGGCGATCCCGGTGGGCTACGACCTGGCGCTCGGGGTTGCCCCGTTGAACACCGTCGTTAAGGTGAACACCAGTGACGGACTCCTCGATCCTTATCGAGCCTCATCGATATCGCAGATCGGCTCGCAACAGATTCAGGATCGGGTCGCCTCTCTTCCGGGCAGATCAATACAGGATCTGGTGAACTTGCAGCCAGGGTGGCTCTATGAAGGAAACGCGGTACTGCACCCACGCGGTTCGGAGTACCAGACACAGTTTGTCGTCGACGGCGTTCCGCTGACCGACAATCGCTCGCCAAGCTTTGGCCCTGAGATCGAAGCTGACGATCTCGATTCGATGAGTGTCTACACCGCTGGCTTTCCAGCCGAGTACGGTAGAAAGATGGGCGGCGTTATCGAGCTCAACACAGCGAGAACGAGCGATCCCGGCCTCCACGGAAAGCTCATTCTCTCCGGAGGAAGTTACGACACAGCAGATGGCTTCGCGCAGATACAAAACAACTGGGGGAAGAATGTGCTGGGCGCGACTGCATCGGGTAGCATGACGAGTCATTATCTCAACCCCGTTGTCCCGGAAAATTTCACCAACAAAGGCACCACGGGTGACTTCTCCGTGCGCTATGCACGCCAGTTGACGCAAAACGACTACCTCACGATGAGCGTGCGTCATGAGCTCGCCCGCTATGAAATCCCCAATGAACTGCTGCAGCAAGAAGCCGGGCAATTGCAGAATCGCGACAATATCGAGACGATGGGTTCAGTCAGTTATCAGCACCTCTTCTCGGCTGATATGGTTGGCAACTTCTCCGGCATGGTAAGGGACAATGCCAACAATCTCTACTCGAACGGCCAATCGACGCCGATCATCGCGTTCCAGAACAACAGTTTTCGCGAGGGCTACTTCAAAGGCACAATCTCGATCCATCACAAGAACCAGGAGTGGAAGGCTGGTATTGAATCAGATGCGACTTTTCTGCACGAGCGGTTTAATTACGACATTACCGATCCGGATCAGTTCGACGATGACACCCCACAGACATTTTCCTTCGCACAGAGCAAACCAGACCTTGAGCAATCGGCGTTCGTCGAAAATCTTATTCGCCTGGACAAATGGACCGTCAGCGCTGGGCTTCGCTGGGACCACTATCAGCTCCTGCTGAACAAAAACGCATTCAGCCCGCGGCTCTCCGTCTCGCGGTTCTTTCCCGCGGCGAACATGGTCCTGCACGCATCGTACGATCGTGTCTTCCAGACGCCATCGAGCGAAAACATCCTCCTTTCGAGCTCTTCCCTGATCGGGCAACTCAGCCCTGAAGTTTTGCGCCTTCCGGTACAGCCGTCGATGGGTAACTACTTTGAGGGCGGCATGTCCAAGACCGTCGCCAACAGCTTACGACTCGACGTGAATATCTTCCGCCGCAACTTCGACAACTACGCCGACGATGATCAATTGTTGAACACCGGCGTCAGCTATCCCATCTCTTTTGATAAAGGCATCCTCTACGGAGCGGAAGGCAAGCTTGAACTTGTACACCTTGGCAAGCTGACAGGCTTCGCCAGCTATTCCTACATCGTCGGCAACGTGTGGTTGCCCGTCACCGGGGGATTGTTTCTCGGCGATGATGTGGCAGCTGCACTCGCACAGACCGCCGGACACTTCCCCGATTCGCAGGACCAGCGCAACACGGTGCGGACGCGCTTTCAATATCAGTTAATGCCTCGCATCTGGTTCGCCGGCGGTCTCTCCTACGGTTCGGGCCTGCCTTTTGAATTTCAGGGCACCGAGGAAGATGCTCTGGAGCAGTACGGGCCGCAGGTTATTAGCCGCCTGAACTTCGACCGCGGCCGGGTCTTGCCCTCACTCGCGGTGAATGCCTCTCTTGGAGTCGACCTGTATACGAGTGAACGAGTCAACGTACGCTTTCAGGCAGATGGAGACAATCTCAACAACCGCCTGAACGTTATCGACTTTGGCGGACTCTTCTCCGGCAATGCAATCGGCCCGGCACGCAGCGGCTTCTTCCGCCTCAAAACGAGCTTCTAA